The following proteins are encoded in a genomic region of Desulfosporosinus youngiae DSM 17734:
- the ftsH gene encoding ATP-dependent zinc metalloprotease FtsH, whose protein sequence is MKVLKNAAIYILIILMAIMLIKWSTPPVSKEVGMDYNAFKKAVVEEQVKKVVAVAENNSTKYTVTMKDDQEHVVIGLASDPELTSDLSAHVDSFVVEPPPKTPWWVGLLTTMLPIIVIVGLFFFMMQQSQGGGNRVMQFGKSKARLVGEDKKKVTFADVAGADEVKEELQEVVEFLKMPKKFNDLGAKIPTGVLLFGPPGTGKTLLARAVSGEAGVPFFSISGSDFVEMFVGVGASRVRDLFEQAKKNAPCIVFIDEIDAVGRQRGAGLGGGHDEREQTLNQLLVEMDGFNGNDGVIIIAATNRADVLDPALLRPGRFDRQVIVDVPDVKGRAEILKVHAQGKPLMKDVDLEVIARQTSGFTGADLSNLLNEAALLSARRSETQIKQQTVEESIERVIAGPEKKSRVISPFERKLVSYHEAGHALLGELLTHTDPLHKVSIIPRGRAGGYTLLLPKEDRNYMTKSQLLDQVVMLLGGRVSEAVVLGEISTGASNDLERATGIIRKMITELGMSEELGPLTFGHKEEQVFLGRDISRDRSYSDAVAYSIDKEARRLIDGCYKKAQDLIEQNIDKLHAIAEALMEKETLDVKDFAALMEKFKDKAEESEQVDETTFTITETKTKQDIEMPGQVIDNEFNKIQ, encoded by the coding sequence TTGAAGGTCTTAAAGAATGCAGCAATTTATATACTTATCATTCTCATGGCGATAATGTTAATCAAGTGGTCGACCCCTCCGGTTAGCAAAGAGGTGGGTATGGACTACAACGCTTTTAAAAAGGCAGTTGTTGAAGAACAGGTAAAAAAGGTTGTTGCTGTTGCCGAAAACAATTCAACCAAATATACAGTCACCATGAAGGACGATCAAGAACATGTGGTGATTGGGCTGGCCTCTGATCCAGAGCTTACATCAGATTTATCCGCTCACGTTGATTCCTTTGTCGTAGAACCACCTCCGAAGACACCCTGGTGGGTAGGTTTGCTGACAACCATGCTGCCTATTATTGTCATCGTCGGTTTGTTCTTCTTTATGATGCAGCAGAGCCAGGGCGGCGGCAATCGGGTAATGCAGTTCGGAAAGAGCAAGGCGCGTTTGGTTGGAGAAGATAAGAAAAAGGTGACCTTTGCCGATGTAGCCGGTGCGGATGAGGTTAAAGAGGAACTTCAGGAAGTGGTTGAATTCTTGAAGATGCCGAAGAAGTTTAATGACTTAGGGGCCAAGATTCCCACTGGGGTCTTGTTATTCGGACCTCCGGGAACAGGTAAAACCTTACTTGCCCGCGCCGTCTCCGGAGAAGCAGGAGTACCGTTCTTCAGTATCAGCGGCTCAGACTTTGTGGAAATGTTCGTGGGAGTTGGAGCTTCGCGGGTTCGGGATTTGTTTGAACAAGCTAAGAAAAATGCCCCTTGCATTGTTTTTATTGATGAGATTGATGCGGTTGGTCGTCAAAGGGGAGCAGGTTTAGGCGGAGGACATGATGAACGTGAACAGACCCTGAATCAGCTTCTGGTAGAAATGGATGGGTTCAATGGCAACGATGGAGTCATTATCATTGCTGCTACGAACCGGGCTGATGTTCTTGACCCGGCTCTCCTGCGTCCGGGACGTTTTGACCGGCAGGTTATCGTTGATGTGCCTGATGTTAAAGGACGCGCGGAGATCCTGAAGGTTCATGCCCAAGGCAAGCCGCTGATGAAGGATGTCGATCTTGAAGTTATTGCCCGTCAAACGTCAGGATTTACAGGCGCTGATTTATCGAATTTATTAAATGAAGCGGCATTGCTTTCTGCCCGGCGGAGTGAAACTCAGATTAAACAGCAAACGGTGGAAGAGTCTATTGAACGGGTTATTGCCGGCCCGGAGAAGAAAAGCCGGGTAATAAGTCCATTTGAAAGAAAACTCGTTTCCTATCATGAAGCGGGGCACGCTTTGTTGGGAGAACTTCTTACTCATACAGATCCTTTGCACAAGGTTTCGATTATTCCGCGCGGGCGGGCAGGGGGGTACACTCTTCTTCTTCCTAAAGAAGACCGTAATTATATGACAAAGTCTCAGCTGCTTGATCAAGTAGTCATGTTGCTGGGTGGTCGTGTGTCCGAAGCGGTAGTGCTTGGTGAAATCAGTACAGGTGCATCCAATGATCTGGAGCGGGCCACAGGGATAATTCGCAAAATGATTACAGAATTGGGAATGTCCGAGGAATTAGGTCCACTGACCTTTGGGCACAAAGAAGAACAAGTATTTTTAGGAAGGGATATTTCCCGTGACCGGAGTTACAGCGATGCCGTGGCCTATTCAATTGATAAAGAGGCTCGACGTCTTATTGATGGATGTTACAAAAAGGCGCAGGATCTGATTGAACAGAATATCGATAAATTGCATGCCATAGCTGAAGCGCTGATGGAGAAAGAAACCCTTGATGTCAAAGATTTTGCAGCTTTGATGGAGAAGTTTAAGGATAAAGCTGAGGAAAGTGAACAAGTCGATGAAACGACATTCACTATTACAGAAACAAAAACCAAGCAAGATATTGAAATGCCTGGTCAAGTGATAGATAATGAGTTCAATAAAATTCAGTGA
- the ndk gene encoding nucleoside-diphosphate kinase: protein MERTFLMLKPDAVQRGLVGEVIQRFEKKGFKLVGLKLIQVDRTLAEAHYAEHRGKGFFEPTVSYIMSSPVVAMVWQGKNVVALARELMGATNPANSNPGSIRGMYGMDISRNVIHGSDSVESAGREIGLYFKPEELVDYQKAGDEWLSE, encoded by the coding sequence ATGGAACGTACATTTCTTATGCTAAAACCGGATGCAGTTCAGCGGGGATTGGTTGGAGAGGTGATTCAACGGTTTGAGAAAAAGGGTTTCAAACTCGTAGGACTGAAGCTCATTCAGGTAGATCGTACTTTGGCTGAAGCTCATTATGCAGAACACCGCGGCAAAGGGTTTTTTGAACCAACGGTCAGCTATATTATGTCTTCGCCCGTCGTTGCCATGGTATGGCAAGGCAAAAATGTTGTCGCCTTGGCACGTGAGCTGATGGGTGCTACAAATCCGGCCAACTCAAATCCAGGTTCTATTCGAGGAATGTATGGGATGGATATCAGCAGGAACGTTATTCACGGCTCGGACTCGGTAGAGAGCGCAGGACGTGAGATTGGGCTTTATTTTAAACCTGAAGAACTTGTGGATTACCAAAAAGCAGGGGATGAATGGCTGAGCGAGTAA
- a CDS encoding DUF881 domain-containing protein, which yields MHLDKKERSLLGMASVLLGFLFFILIKAQGAAGSQITAQETAIPNLIKTEQENQQLSIENAKIEQELIKYAQGQSASALLNQQVREAMMNAGLIELTGPGVQITLDDSPRAATGEGDQNNYYIHEEYIREILNALWNGGAEAIAVNGQRVTTHTEVFCGGSFIQINGTRQMPPYIIGAIGDSHNLSGALKFYGWYRLEEYQEQYGLIRKLEVLEEIRVPAGKLRNYRFAEPVKEGT from the coding sequence ATGCATTTAGACAAAAAAGAACGTTCATTACTGGGTATGGCTTCTGTTTTACTCGGCTTTCTTTTTTTTATTCTGATTAAAGCTCAGGGAGCCGCAGGGAGTCAGATAACAGCGCAGGAAACGGCTATCCCTAATCTGATTAAGACAGAGCAGGAGAATCAACAGCTTTCTATAGAAAATGCGAAAATAGAGCAGGAATTAATCAAATATGCTCAGGGTCAAAGTGCATCGGCATTGCTAAATCAGCAAGTAAGAGAAGCGATGATGAATGCCGGCTTAATCGAACTCACTGGTCCGGGTGTACAAATCACTTTAGATGACTCACCCCGTGCTGCTACTGGGGAGGGAGACCAAAATAATTATTACATTCACGAAGAATATATCCGGGAGATCCTGAATGCCCTTTGGAACGGGGGAGCGGAAGCCATCGCAGTGAATGGTCAGCGTGTAACAACCCATACGGAAGTGTTCTGCGGTGGGTCTTTCATTCAAATCAATGGTACCCGCCAAATGCCCCCCTATATAATCGGGGCCATCGGTGATTCGCACAATTTATCAGGCGCCCTTAAGTTTTATGGTTGGTATAGACTGGAGGAATATCAGGAACAGTATGGACTTATCCGCAAACTGGAGGTTTTGGAGGAAATTAGGGTTCCGGCGGGTAAATTGCGAAATTACCGTTTTGCCGAACCAGTTAAGGAGGGGACATAA
- a CDS encoding DUF881 domain-containing protein, whose product MQRWKRTLALPVTMVAIALGFLIALQAQTQKNVSAAEQISQQRMSGMKSVLQNSQEQNAQLQEQYKELSAKLDQARKQVGTDPQLLVHLKQLQMLDGTQAVEGPGILISIDDRNKKVAFPLNTNDIATMINILKLAGAEAISINGQRIVGSTAIVLSGNSTILVNQVPVNRSEGTPYEVSAIGNQETLLDYFSELEAVYLKQRGMTVSITRKVLTIPSYKGAYTFSAAKPLDAPEP is encoded by the coding sequence ATGCAGCGTTGGAAAAGAACCTTAGCCTTACCTGTCACGATGGTCGCCATTGCTCTGGGTTTTTTAATTGCCCTTCAGGCTCAAACTCAAAAGAATGTATCCGCTGCGGAACAAATTAGTCAGCAGCGGATGTCCGGAATGAAATCAGTGCTGCAAAACTCTCAGGAGCAAAATGCTCAGCTTCAGGAGCAGTATAAAGAATTGTCGGCAAAGCTGGATCAAGCCCGTAAACAGGTGGGGACAGATCCTCAGCTGCTGGTCCACTTAAAACAATTGCAAATGCTGGATGGAACCCAAGCCGTCGAAGGTCCTGGTATACTGATAAGCATAGACGACCGCAATAAAAAGGTTGCCTTTCCGCTGAACACTAATGACATCGCAACGATGATTAACATTTTGAAGTTAGCCGGTGCAGAGGCAATCAGCATAAACGGTCAAAGAATTGTTGGCTCTACGGCGATTGTTTTAAGTGGAAATTCAACGATTTTAGTCAACCAAGTTCCCGTGAATCGTTCAGAGGGGACTCCTTATGAAGTAAGTGCCATAGGCAACCAGGAAACGCTGTTGGATTACTTTTCTGAGCTTGAAGCTGTCTACCTCAAACAAAGAGGGATGACAGTGAGCATTACGAGAAAGGTCCTGACTATCCCGTCCTACAAGGGGGCATATACCTTTAGTGCAGCAAAACCGCTGGATGCACCTGAGCCATAA
- a CDS encoding HD domain-containing protein codes for MLDSMARVNQLLDHEDYNRYIETINELEKERCFCKHGFEHGINVARIAYAYLLEKGNRDLSKEGVYAAALLHDIGRWVEYQTGEDHAEVSARLALPLLKECGFSSADIQVILAGIREHRRHYEDDLSLLGEALAIADDWARDCRYCSAQKQCYKFKPEMTQIIY; via the coding sequence ATGTTGGATTCTATGGCCCGTGTCAATCAGCTGCTTGACCATGAAGATTATAATCGCTATATAGAAACAATCAACGAATTAGAAAAAGAACGTTGTTTTTGTAAACATGGTTTCGAACATGGGATAAACGTCGCGCGCATCGCTTACGCTTATCTGCTCGAAAAAGGGAATAGGGATCTGTCCAAAGAAGGGGTATACGCCGCGGCTTTGCTTCATGATATTGGGCGGTGGGTAGAATATCAAACGGGAGAAGATCACGCGGAGGTAAGTGCCCGCTTGGCGCTTCCCTTGCTTAAAGAATGTGGCTTCAGTTCTGCCGATATTCAGGTGATCTTAGCAGGGATTCGCGAACATCGGCGGCACTATGAGGACGATTTGTCCCTGTTAGGAGAAGCGCTGGCCATAGCGGACGATTGGGCCAGAGATTGTCGATATTGTTCCGCTCAAAAACAATGCTACAAGTTTAAGCCTGAGATGACACAGATTATCTATTAG
- the folP gene encoding dihydropteroate synthase — translation MQTYGMRWVTMDNLPEAKRALAQIGSDPGGIAQMAGKGLGRAIKLEQVPLRVAHILKQEMLSVGGDAAVHRDVIINNVDATDVMLLGTVRQLERLAAKVLAQPFGLKTIGHALKQLLSALEPPKARILNCRGKELTLGERTLVMGILNVTPDSFSDGGRFNNFENAISQAERMVEEGVDIIDVGGESTRPNYAGVSAEEEWRRLEPVLKTLLERVAVPISVDTYKAGVAAKALEAGAHIINDVWGLQKDPDMARVVGDYKVPVIVMHNQNGTAYQHLMGDIFNVLRKSIELAEAHGLSGDQIIVDPGIGFGKTTEQNLEVMSRLAEFKTLGHPVLLAASRKSMIGNTLNLTVDERLEGTLATSALGVVSGVDIIRVHDVKENLRTIQMADAIVRGQRGVHYVGA, via the coding sequence ATGCAAACATATGGTATGCGGTGGGTTACGATGGACAATTTGCCAGAGGCTAAAAGGGCATTGGCGCAGATTGGATCTGACCCGGGAGGGATTGCTCAAATGGCCGGAAAAGGATTAGGGCGGGCCATAAAGCTGGAGCAGGTACCTTTGCGTGTAGCTCATATCCTTAAACAAGAAATGCTGTCGGTCGGAGGAGACGCGGCAGTCCACCGGGATGTAATTATTAATAATGTCGATGCCACAGATGTTATGTTACTTGGGACAGTTCGGCAGCTGGAACGCCTGGCGGCGAAGGTATTAGCCCAACCTTTTGGACTTAAGACGATCGGACATGCCCTCAAGCAGTTGCTGAGTGCTCTGGAACCGCCTAAAGCCCGAATATTAAATTGTCGGGGAAAGGAATTGACACTGGGAGAACGCACCCTTGTCATGGGGATTTTAAATGTAACTCCAGACTCATTTTCTGATGGGGGCAGGTTCAATAATTTTGAAAATGCCATCTCTCAGGCAGAACGTATGGTTGAAGAAGGGGTTGACATTATAGATGTGGGAGGGGAGTCAACCCGGCCCAATTATGCGGGCGTAAGTGCCGAAGAAGAATGGCGGCGCTTAGAACCCGTACTCAAGACTCTTTTAGAGCGGGTAGCTGTTCCTATCTCGGTAGATACCTATAAGGCGGGTGTCGCGGCTAAAGCTCTTGAAGCAGGTGCCCATATCATTAATGATGTATGGGGACTGCAAAAAGACCCGGATATGGCACGTGTTGTTGGGGATTATAAAGTACCTGTGATTGTTATGCATAATCAAAACGGAACGGCCTACCAGCACCTGATGGGGGACATTTTTAACGTTTTACGAAAAAGCATTGAGTTGGCTGAGGCCCATGGATTATCGGGAGATCAAATAATTGTTGATCCGGGAATCGGATTTGGAAAAACAACCGAACAGAATCTTGAGGTCATGTCCCGTCTGGCGGAGTTTAAAACACTGGGACACCCGGTGCTGCTTGCCGCATCGCGCAAATCGATGATTGGAAACACCTTGAATCTAACGGTGGATGAGCGTTTAGAGGGGACATTAGCAACCAGTGCTCTGGGAGTTGTTTCTGGGGTAGACATCATCCGTGTTCACGATGTTAAGGAAAATCTAAGGACGATACAAATGGCTGATGCTATCGTGAGGGGACAGAGGGGAGTTCACTATGTTGGAGCATGA
- the folB gene encoding dihydroneopterin aldolase gives MLEHDVIHLRGLEFYAYHGVLPEEQVLGQRFLIDIDLFFDLRKAGASDQVEDTVHYGEVYDVIKTCVTEGNYLLIERLAEEIAQRVLGGFACASVRVEVHKPQAPIPGIFRDVSVEIWRGR, from the coding sequence ATGTTGGAGCATGATGTTATACATCTTCGCGGGCTGGAATTCTATGCTTATCATGGAGTCTTGCCGGAGGAACAAGTCTTGGGACAGCGGTTTTTGATTGATATAGATCTTTTCTTCGATTTAAGGAAAGCGGGTGCGTCCGATCAAGTAGAGGATACGGTTCATTATGGAGAGGTGTACGATGTCATTAAGACATGTGTTACTGAGGGTAACTATCTGTTAATAGAACGATTGGCCGAAGAGATTGCCCAAAGGGTTCTGGGGGGCTTTGCCTGTGCGTCTGTACGGGTGGAAGTACACAAACCCCAGGCCCCAATCCCCGGGATTTTCAGAGATGTTTCTGTGGAGATTTGGCGAGGCAGGTGA
- the folK gene encoding 2-amino-4-hydroxy-6-hydroxymethyldihydropteridine diphosphokinase, translating to MRVFIGLGSNLGDRAYYLKEAILALAGPDTKITASSRIYETEPWGGIDQPLFWNQVIEVDTSLEPLDLLHVCQEIELRLGRERKVHWGPRTIDIDLLIYDNRVNESEELKLPHPYLEERAFVLTPLREIAPELILPSGRSINEVVGEGKVHPLS from the coding sequence ATGAGAGTGTTTATAGGATTGGGCAGTAATCTGGGGGATCGAGCTTATTATCTGAAAGAGGCGATCTTGGCTCTGGCGGGTCCTGATACTAAAATTACGGCCTCATCTCGTATTTATGAAACAGAACCATGGGGTGGTATTGATCAGCCTCTATTCTGGAATCAGGTCATAGAGGTCGATACAAGCCTTGAACCCCTGGATCTTCTTCATGTTTGTCAAGAGATTGAGCTGAGATTAGGAAGAGAACGCAAAGTACATTGGGGCCCCAGGACAATTGACATTGACCTGTTAATTTATGATAATAGAGTAAATGAGTCTGAAGAACTTAAGCTGCCTCATCCCTACCTGGAAGAACGTGCCTTTGTGCTTACTCCTTTGCGCGAGATCGCGCCCGAACTTATCTTACCATCAGGAAGATCTATTAATGAGGTTGTAGGAGAAGGTAAGGTTCATCCCCTTAGTTAG
- a CDS encoding Rossmann-like and DUF2520 domain-containing protein, which produces MKFGIIGAGIVGTALAVQLTKAGHECVGVHTRSHSSYERFCTYIKREHLLLEELVPDVEILFITTQDGMIRSIAESLTAKGLIIPGQVWIHCSGSIPSTVLRVQEGLPVRCLSLHPLQAFASVDNALEIISGTHFGVEGEDQKLGERIVNDLGGISHKIRADQKTLYHAGAVVASNYLAVLASLAVELFAEAGIEGKEALDSLLPLMKGTLSNLEQVGLPQALTGPIARGDVQVVQGHLKQLPPNLVDIYKRLGSKALELGEGKRAIQGSTYPSEQLNLLKSLLSEE; this is translated from the coding sequence ATGAAATTTGGAATTATTGGCGCTGGAATAGTAGGTACTGCTTTAGCAGTGCAATTAACTAAAGCCGGGCATGAATGTGTGGGGGTTCATACCCGAAGTCATTCTTCCTATGAACGGTTTTGTACTTATATCAAGAGAGAGCATCTTCTTTTAGAAGAACTGGTGCCTGATGTTGAGATTTTGTTTATTACTACACAAGATGGAATGATTCGATCAATCGCAGAGAGCCTGACTGCCAAGGGTCTAATTATTCCAGGGCAGGTATGGATTCATTGCTCCGGTTCAATCCCTTCGACTGTTTTACGTGTTCAGGAGGGCTTACCTGTACGTTGTCTGTCTTTACATCCTCTGCAAGCATTTGCAAGCGTCGATAATGCCTTGGAGATTATTTCCGGAACTCATTTTGGGGTGGAAGGAGAAGATCAAAAGTTAGGAGAGAGGATCGTAAACGATCTTGGCGGAATTTCCCATAAAATTAGGGCAGATCAGAAGACTCTTTATCATGCTGGTGCCGTAGTCGCCTCAAATTATTTGGCGGTCCTTGCTTCATTAGCGGTAGAGCTTTTTGCTGAAGCAGGAATTGAAGGGAAGGAAGCCTTAGATTCTTTGTTGCCGCTGATGAAAGGAACTCTTTCTAATTTAGAACAGGTGGGGTTACCTCAGGCCCTAACGGGCCCAATTGCCCGCGGAGATGTACAAGTGGTACAAGGGCACTTAAAACAGCTGCCGCCAAACCTTGTGGACATCTATAAGAGACTGGGTTCAAAGGCGTTGGAATTAGGGGAGGGTAAGAGGGCGATTCAGGGGTCAACCTACCCGTCAGAGCAGTTAAACTTGCTGAAATCCTTACTCAGTGAAGAATAA
- the panC gene encoding pantoate--beta-alanine ligase — MRRTSHIAELSEIIISQKKQGRKIALVPTMGFLHRGHLALIEQAKQTDAFVVVSIFVNPLQFGPNEDLSRYPRDLERDAHLVEEAGVDVLFHPTVEEMYPRPMLTFVEVGELDKMLCGSSRPGHFRGVTTVVSKLFHIVQPDLAFFGQKDYQQYLIIKRMVTDLNLPIEICPVPIVREEDGLALSSRNIFLNSEQRQEALVLSKSLNEAETSIHGGQRSAEKIERQLREKITLESQGVIDYVEVRDADDLSKVTDIKRPVLLALAVKFGTTRLIDNKVVEVEHDV, encoded by the coding sequence ATGAGGAGAACTTCGCATATTGCTGAACTGAGCGAGATCATAATCTCGCAAAAAAAACAGGGGCGAAAAATTGCTTTAGTACCAACGATGGGTTTTTTACATCGGGGACATCTGGCATTAATTGAGCAGGCCAAACAAACGGATGCCTTTGTGGTGGTGAGTATTTTTGTTAATCCATTACAGTTCGGCCCTAATGAAGATCTGTCCCGTTATCCCAGGGATCTGGAACGGGATGCTCATTTAGTGGAGGAAGCGGGAGTTGATGTACTTTTCCATCCAACCGTTGAGGAAATGTATCCGCGGCCGATGCTCACCTTTGTAGAAGTAGGTGAGTTAGATAAGATGCTGTGCGGTTCTTCTCGGCCGGGTCATTTCCGTGGAGTAACAACTGTGGTGAGTAAGTTATTTCACATAGTTCAACCCGATTTGGCCTTCTTTGGTCAGAAAGATTATCAGCAGTATCTGATCATTAAGCGTATGGTAACAGATCTGAATCTTCCGATTGAGATCTGCCCTGTCCCGATTGTCCGTGAAGAAGATGGGTTAGCACTGAGTTCGCGCAATATTTTTTTGAATTCGGAACAACGTCAGGAAGCATTGGTTCTCTCCAAGAGTCTCAACGAGGCGGAAACCAGCATTCATGGAGGACAGCGATCAGCCGAGAAGATTGAAAGGCAGCTGCGGGAGAAGATCACCCTTGAGAGCCAAGGCGTGATTGACTATGTGGAAGTAAGGGATGCAGATGACTTATCCAAAGTAACGGATATCAAGCGACCGGTTCTCTTGGCTTTAGCGGTGAAATTTGGGACAACCCGGTTAATTGATAACAAAGTCGTGGAGGTTGAGCATGATGTTTAG
- the panD gene encoding aspartate 1-decarboxylase has product MFRTMMKSKIHKAVVTEANLHYVGSITIDTALMEAADLLTNEKVQVVNNNNGARFETYVIPGERGSGVICLNGAAARQVQVGDVVIIISYAVLSDEKAREYTPKVVFVDNNNCETKISSEEVHGRES; this is encoded by the coding sequence ATGTTTAGAACGATGATGAAATCAAAGATTCATAAAGCGGTTGTAACTGAAGCAAATCTTCATTATGTGGGCAGTATAACCATTGATACAGCATTAATGGAGGCCGCGGATCTTTTAACCAATGAGAAGGTACAAGTTGTAAATAATAATAATGGAGCCAGATTTGAAACCTATGTTATTCCGGGAGAAAGAGGTTCCGGTGTGATCTGCTTAAATGGTGCTGCAGCTCGGCAGGTGCAAGTGGGTGATGTCGTCATTATTATTTCGTATGCAGTGTTAAGTGATGAAAAGGCACGTGAGTATACCCCTAAAGTTGTCTTTGTCGATAATAATAACTGTGAAACTAAGATTTCGTCGGAAGAAGTTCATGGACGGGAATCTTGA
- the nadA gene encoding quinolinate synthase NadA, with protein MKHTISQELFEILAAEIEVLKNDRKAVILAHYYQRPEIQDIADFVGDSLQLSQQAADTDAEVIVFCGVHFMAESAAILSPDKVVILPEEKAGCPMADMVDADGLRAYKKRVPGVQVVCYVNSSAEVKAESDICCTSSNAVKVVESLEGDNILFIPDENLGRYAAKRLGRSLQFWPGYCKTHDRLTMEDIQTAKKEHPLAKVIVHPECREDICQEADYVGSTAGLIKYAQDSEAQEFIVGTESGILHRLHQVCPEKKFYLASERLVCPNMKMTTLEKVRDALKTLSPRVTVKEEIRVKAKATLERMLAL; from the coding sequence ATGAAGCATACCATTAGCCAAGAATTATTTGAGATCTTAGCAGCAGAAATTGAAGTTCTGAAGAACGACCGCAAAGCAGTTATCTTAGCTCACTATTATCAAAGACCTGAGATTCAGGATATTGCTGATTTTGTCGGGGATTCCCTGCAACTGAGCCAACAAGCTGCCGATACGGACGCGGAAGTTATCGTATTTTGTGGTGTCCATTTCATGGCGGAAAGCGCAGCGATTCTATCACCGGATAAGGTTGTGATACTGCCTGAAGAGAAGGCGGGCTGCCCCATGGCGGACATGGTCGATGCCGACGGCTTACGGGCTTATAAAAAGAGGGTTCCTGGAGTTCAGGTGGTTTGTTATGTTAACTCTTCTGCGGAAGTCAAAGCGGAGAGCGATATTTGCTGTACCTCATCTAATGCCGTAAAAGTAGTAGAGTCATTAGAGGGAGATAATATTTTATTTATTCCAGATGAAAATCTTGGCCGTTACGCGGCAAAACGTCTTGGACGTTCCCTTCAGTTTTGGCCGGGGTACTGTAAAACTCACGACCGATTGACGATGGAAGACATTCAGACAGCCAAAAAAGAGCATCCATTAGCTAAAGTCATCGTACATCCGGAATGTCGGGAAGACATTTGCCAAGAGGCGGATTATGTCGGTTCCACGGCAGGATTGATCAAGTATGCCCAGGACTCTGAGGCTCAGGAATTTATCGTGGGAACAGAGTCAGGGATTTTACACCGGCTCCATCAAGTTTGTCCGGAGAAAAAGTTCTATCTCGCTTCAGAACGTCTGGTTTGTCCGAATATGAAAATGACGACCTTAGAGAAGGTAAGGGATGCGCTTAAAACTCTCTCTCCGCGTGTGACAGTGAAAGAGGAAATACGAGTTAAAGCCAAAGCAACACTAGAGCGAATGCTAGCTTTATAA